A DNA window from Ctenopharyngodon idella isolate HZGC_01 chromosome 10, HZGC01, whole genome shotgun sequence contains the following coding sequences:
- the LOC127520265 gene encoding mucin-2-like yields the protein MPASTFEPTTMATTEPTMPAPTTNEATSTTESETSPTTTATTTTNETETSTTSASTSESTVAFQSPTTEITSTIETETSSTPASVLEPTTTAGTTMVTQPTTTETTSTAQTEISTTPESTSESTTMATTQPTTTLPTTTQPQITTESTSTTEPETSNTPAFTTEPTTAAQPTTVIQATSTETTTQTETSTTPASTTEPTTAAQPTTTETTSTTQTEISTTPTSTSEPTTSAQPTTVNEPTSTETTTQTETSTIPASTTEPTTAAQPTTTETTSTTQTEISTTPTSTSEPTTSAQPTTVIQPTSTETTIQTETSTISASTSEPTRAAQPTTVNEPTSTETTTQTETSTIPASTTEPTTAAQPTTTETTSTTQTEISTTPTSTSEPTTSAQPTTVIQPTSTETTIQTETSTISASTSEPTTVNEPTSTETTTQTETSTISASTPEPTTAAQPTTVTEPTSTETTTQTETSTISASTFEPTTMAESTLVIQSTTTETTSTTQTEISNTPTSTSEPTTAAQPTTVIQPTSTETTTQTETSTTPASTSEATTAAQPTTVIQPTSTETTTQTETSTISASTSEPTTAAQPTTVTEPTSTETTIQTETSTISASTPEPTTAAQPTTVNEPTSTETTTQTETSTISASTPEPTTSAQPTTVIEPTSTETTIQTETSTISASTSEPTTTAAQSTTTETTSTTQTEISTTPTFTSEPTTAAQPTTVIQPTSTETTTQTETSTPPASTSEPTTSAQPTTVIQPTSTETTTQTETSTISASTSEPTTAAQPTTVIQPTSTETTTQIETSITPTSTSEPTTSAQPTTTETTTQTETSTTPASTSEPTTAAQPTTVIEPTSTETITQTETSTISASTSEPATAAQPTTTETTTQTETSTTPASTSEPTTAAQPTTVIQPTSTETTTQTETSTISASTSEPTTAAQPTTVIQPTSTETTTQTETSTISASTSEPTTEEQPTTVIQPTSTETTTQTETSTISASTSEPTTAAQPTTTETTTQTETSTTPASTSELTTAAQPTTVIEPTSTETTTQTETSTISASTSEPTTMAESTLVIQSTTTETTSTTQTEISTTPTSTSEPTTSAQPTTVIQPTSTETTTQTETSTTPTSTSEPTTAAQPTTVIQPTSTETTTQTETSTISASTSEPTTAAQPTTTETTSTTQTEISTTPTSTSEPTTSAQPTTIIQPISTETTTQTETSTISASTSEPTTAAQPTTTETTTQTETSTTPASTSELTTAAQPTTVIQPTSTETTTQTETSTISASTSEPTTMAESTLVIQSTTTETTSTTQTEISTTPTSTSEPTTSAQPTTVIQPTSTETTTQTETSTTPTSTSEPTTAAQPTTVIQPTSPETTTQTETSTTPTSTSEPTTAAQPTTVIQPTSPETTTQTETSTISASTSEPTTAAQPTTVIQPTSTETTTQTETSTTPTSTSEPTTAAQPTTVIQPTSTETTTQTETSTISASTSEPTTAAQPTTTETTTQTETSTTPASTSEPTTAAQPTTVIEPTSTETTTQTETSTISATTSEPTTMAESTLVIQSTTTEITSTTQTEISTTPTSTSEPTTSAQPTTVIQPTSTETTTQTETSTTPTSTSEPTTAAQPTTVIQPTSTETTTQTETSTISSININCTNFNINCANIYNSNNNYTNFNINCTNIYNSNNNCTNFNINCANIYNSNNNCTNFNINCANIYNSNNNCTNFNNTNNFNINCTNIYNSNNNCTNFNINCANIYNSNNNCTNFNINCTNIYNSNSNCTNFNINCANIYNSNNNCTNFNNTNNFNINCTNIYNSNNNCTNFNINCANIYNSNNCTNFNINCTNIYNSNNNCTNFNINCANIYNSNSNCTNFNINCANIYNTNNKCTNFDTNCGIYNSNNNFTNFNNTNNNCTNFNINSANIYHSVNNNCTNIYNTNNCTNFNINCTNIYNSNNNCTNFNINCANIYNSNNNCTNFNINCTNIYNSNSNCTNFNINCANIYNSNNNCTNFNNTNNCTNFNINCANIYNSNNNFTNFNNTNNNCTNFNINSANIYHSVNINCTNIYNSNNNCTNFNINCANIYNSNNCTNFNINCTNIYNSNNNCTNFNINCANIYNSNSNCTNFNINCANIYNTNNKCTNFDTNCGIYNSNNNFTNFNNTNNNCTNFNINSANIYHSVNNNCTNIYNTNNCTNFNINCTNIYNSNNNCTNFNINCANIYNSNNNCTNFNINCTNIYNSNSNCTNFNINCANIYNSNNNCTNFNNTNNCTNFNINCANIYNSNNNFTNFNNTNNNCTNFNINSANIYHSVNINCTNIYNSNNNCTNFNINCANIYNSNNCTNFNINCTNIYNSNNNCTNFNINCANIYNSNSNCTNFNINCANIYNTNNKCTNFDTNCGIYNSNNNFTNFNNTNNNCTNFNINSANIYHSVNNNCTNIYNTNNCTNFNINCTNIYNSNNNCTNFNINCANIYNSNNNCTNFNINCTNIYNSNSNCTNFNINCANIYNSNNNCTNFNNTNNCTNFNINCANIYNSNNNFTNFNNTNNNCTNFNINSANIYHSVNINCTNIYNSNNNCTNFNINCANIYNSNNCTNFNINCTNIYNSNNNCTNFNINCANIYNSNSNCTNFNINCANIYNTNNKCTNFDTNCGIYNSNNNFTNFNNTNNNCTNVNINSANIYHSVNNNCTNIYNSNNNCTNFNINCANINNSNSNCTNFNNTNNCTNFNINCTNIYNSNNYTNFNISCANIYNTNNYTNFNINCANIYINCNNCTNINYSNINCANIYNSNNNCTNFNINCANIYNSNNNCTNFNINCANIYNSNNNYTNFNINCDIIYNSNNNCTNFNINCVNIYNSNNNCTNFNNTNNCTNFNNTNNCTNFNINCTNIYNTNNYTNFNINCVNIYINCNNCTNINYSNINCANIYNSNNNCTNFNINCTNIYNSNSNCTNFNINCANIYNSNNNCTNFNITNTCTNFNINCTNICNSNSNCTNFNITNNCTNFNINCAIIYNSNSYISCTNFDINYTNIYNSINNNCTNIYINYTNIFNSNNYISCTSFDIS from the exons ATGCCAGCATCAACATTTGAACCAACAACGATGGCTACAACTGAACCAACAATGCCTGCACCAACAACAAATGAAGCCACATCTACAACTGAATCAGAAACATCACCAACTACAACTGCAACTACAACTACAAATGAAACAGAAACATCTACTACATCAGCATCTACATCTGAATCAACAGTGGCATTTCAATCACCAACAACTGAAATTACATCTACAATTGAAACAGAAACATCATCTACACCAGCTTCTGTATTGGAACCAACAACAACAGCTGGAACAACAATGGTAACTCAGCcaacaacaactgaaaccacatcTACAGCTCAAACAGAAATATCAACTACACCAGAATCTACATCTGAATCAACAACAATGGCTACAACTCAACCAACAACTACCCTGCCGACTACAACCCAACCACAAATAACAACTGAATCTACATCTACAACTGAACCAGAAACATCAAATACACCAGCATTTACAACTgaaccaacaacagcagcacaacCAACAACAGTAATTCAAGCAAcatcaactgaaaccacaactcaaacagaaacatcaaCTACACCAGCATCTACAACTgaaccaacaacagcagcacaacCAACAACAACTGAAACTACATCTACAACTCAAACAGAAATATCAACTACACCAACATCTACATCTGAACCAACAACATCAGCACAACCAACAACAGTAAATGAACCAAcatcaactgaaaccacaactcaaacagaaacatcaaCTATACCAGCATCTACAACTgaaccaacaacagcagcacaacCAACAACAACTGAAACTACATCTACAACTCAAACAGAAATATCAACTACACCAACATCTACATCTGAACCAACAACATCAGCACAACCAACAACAGTAATTCAACCAACATCAACTGAAACAACAATTCAAACCGAAACATCAACTATTTCAGCATCTACATCTGAACCAACAAGAGCAGCACAACCAACAACAGTAAATGAACCAAcatcaactgaaaccacaactcaaacagaaacatcaaCTATACCAGCATCTACAACTgaaccaacaacagcagcacaacCAACAACAACTGAAACTACATCTACAACTCAAACAGAAATATCAACTACACCAACATCTACATCTGAACCAACAACATCAGCACAACCAACAACAGTAATTCAACCAAcatcaactgaaaccacaatTCAAACAGAAACATCAACTATTTCAGCATCTACATCTGAACCAACAACAGTAAATGAACCAAcatcaactgaaaccacaactcaaacagaaacatcaaCTATTTCAGCATCTACACCTGAACCAACAACTGCAGCACAACCAACAACAGTAACTGAACCAAcatcaactgaaaccacaactcaaacagaaacatcaaCTATTTCGGCATCTACATTTGAACCAACAACAATGGCTGAATCAACACTGGTAATTCAATcaacaacaactgaaaccacatcTACAACTCAAACAGAAATATCAAATACACCAACATCTACATCTgaaccaacaacagcagcacaacCAACAACAGTAATTCAACCAAcatcaactgaaaccacaactcaaacagaaacatcaaCTACACCAGCATCTACATCTGAGGCAACAACTGCAGCACAACCAACAACAGTAATTCAACCAAcatcaactgaaaccacaactcaaacagaaacatcaaCTATTTCAGCATCTACATCTGAACCAACAACTGCAGCACAACCAACAACAGTAACTGAACCAAcatcaactgaaaccacaatTCAAACAGAAACATCAACTATTTCAGCATCTACACCTGAACCAACAACTGCAGCACAACCAACAACAGTAAATGAACCAAcatcaactgaaaccacaactcaaacagaaacatcaaCTATTTCAGCATCTACACCTGAACCAACGACATCAGCACAACCAACAACAGTAATTGAACCAAcatcaactgaaaccacaatTCAAACAGAAACATCAACTATTTCAGCATCTACATCTGaaccaacaacaacagcagctcaatcaacaacaactgaaaccacatcTACAACTCAAACAGAAATATCAACTACACCAACATTTACATCTGAACCAACAACTGCAGCACAACCAACAACAGTAATTCAACCAAcatcaactgaaaccacaactcaaacagaaacatcaaCTCCACCAGCATCTACATCTGAGCCAACAACATCAGCACAACCAACAACAGTAATTCAACCAAcatcaactgaaaccacaactcaaacagaaacatcaaCTATTTCAGCATCTACATCTgaaccaacaacagcagcacaacCAACAACAGTAATTCAACCAAcatcaactgaaaccacaactcAAATAGAAACATCAATTACACCAACATCTACATCTGAACCAACAACATCAGCACAACcaacaacaactgaaaccacaactcaaacagaaacatcaaCTACACCAGCATCTACATCTgaaccaacaacagcagcacaacCAACAACAGTAATTGAACCAACATCAACTGAAACCATAactcaaacagaaacatcaaCTATTTCAGCATCTACATCTGAACCAGCAACAGCAGCACAACcaacaacaactgaaaccacaactcaaacagaaacatcaaCTACACCAGCATCTACATCTGAGCCAACAACTGCAGCACAACCAACAACAGTAATTCAACCAAcatcaactgaaaccacaactcaaacagaaacatcaaCTATTTCAGCATCGACATCTgaaccaacaacagcagcacaacCAACAACAGTAATTCAACCAAcatcaactgaaaccacaactcaaacagaaacatcaaCTATTTCAGCATCTACATCTGAACCAACAACAGAAGAACAACCAACAACAGTAATTCAACCAAcatcaactgaaaccacaactcaaacagaaacatcaaCTATTTCAGCATCTACATCTgaaccaacaacagcagcacaaccaacaacaactgaaaccacaactcaaacagaaacatcaaCTACACCAGCATCTACATCTGAACtaacaacagcagcacaacCAACAACAGTAATTGAACCAAcatcaactgaaaccacaactcaaacagaaacatcaaCTATTTCGGCATCTACATCTGAACCAACAACAATGGCTGAATCAACACTGGTAATTCAATcaacaacaactgaaaccacatcTACAACTCAAACAGAAATATCAACTACACCAACATCTACATCTGAACCAACAACATCAGCACAACCAACAACAGTAATTCAACCAAcatcaactgaaaccacaactcaaacagaaacatcaactacaccaacatctacatctgaaccaacaacagcagcacaacCAACAACAGTAATTCAACCAAcatcaactgaaaccacaactcaaacagaaacatcaaCTATTTCGGCATCTACATCTGAACCAACAACTGCAGCACAACcaacaacaactgaaaccacatcTACAACTCAAACAGAAATATCAACTACACCAACATCTACATCTGAACCAACAACATCAGCACAACCAACAACAATAATTCAACCAAtatcaactgaaaccacaactcaaacagaaacatcaaCTATTTCAGCATCTACATCTgaaccaacaacagcagcacaaccaacaacaactgaaaccacaactcaaacagaaacatcaaCTACACCAGCATCTACATCTGAACtaacaacagcagcacaacCAACAACAGTAATTCAACCAAcatcaactgaaaccacaactcaaacagaaacatcaaCTATTTCGGCATCTACATCTGAACCAACAACAATGGCTGAATCAACACTGGTAATTCAATcaacaacaactgaaaccacatcTACAACTCAAACAGAAATATCAACTACACCAACATCTACATCTGAACCAACAACATCAGCACAACCAACAACAGTAATTCAACCAAcatcaactgaaaccacaactcaaacagaaacatcaactacaccaacatctacatctgaaccaacaacagcagcacaacCAACAACAGTAATTCAACCAACATCACCTGAAACCACAactcaaacagaaacatcaactacaccaacatctacatctgaaccaacaacagcagcacaacCAACAACAGTAATTCAACCAACATCACCTGAAACCACAactcaaacagaaacatcaaCTATTTCAGCATCTACATCTgaaccaacaacagcagcacaacCAACAACAGTAATTCAACCAAcatcaactgaaaccacaactcaaacagaaacatcaactacaccaacatctacatctgaaccaacaacagcagcacaacCAACAACAGTAATTCAACCAAcatcaactgaaaccacaactcAGACAGAAACATCAACTATTTCAGCATCTACATCTGAACCAACAACTGCAGCACAACcaacaacaactgaaaccacaactcaaacagaaacatcaaCTACACCAGCATCTACATCTgaaccaacaacagcagcacaacCAACAACAGTAATTGAACCAAcatcaactgaaaccacaactcaaacagaaacatcaaCTATTTCGGCAACTACATCTGAACCAACAACAATGGCTGAATCAACACTGGTAATTCAATCAACAACAACTGAAATCACATCTACAACTCAAACAGAAATATCAACTACACCAACATCTACATCTGAACCAACAACATCAGCACAACCAACAACAGTAATTCAACCAAcatcaactgaaaccacaactcaaacagaaacatcaactacaccaacatctacatctgaaccaacaacagcagcacaacCAACAACAGTAATTCAACCAAcatcaactgaaaccacaactcAGACAGAAACATCAACTATTTCA TCAATCAACATCAACTGCACCAACTTCAACATCAACTGCGCCAACATCTACAACTCAAACAACAACTACACCAACTTCAACATCAACTGCACCAACATCTACAACTCAAACAACAACTGCACCAACTTCAACATCAACTGTGCCAACATCTACAACTCAAACAACAACTGCACCAACTTCAACATCAACTGCGCCAACATCTACAACTCAAACAACAACTGCACCAACttcaacaacacaaacaact TCAACATCAACTGCACCAACATCTACAACTCAAACAACAACTGCACCAACTTCAACATCAACTGCGCCAACATCTACAACTCAAACAACAACTGCACCAACTTCAACATCAACTGCACCAACATCTACAACTCAAACAGCAACTGCACCAACTTCAACATCAACTGCGCCAACATCTACAACTCAAACAACAACTGCACCAACttcaacaacacaaacaact TCAACATCAACTGCACCAACATCTACAACTCAAACAACAACTGCACCAACTTCAACATCAACTGCGCCAACATCTACAACTCAAACAACTGCACCAACTTCAACATCAACTGCACCAACATCTACAACTCAAACAACAACTGCACCAACTTCAACATCAACTGCGCCAACATCTACAACTCAAACAGCAACTGCACCAACTTCAACATCAACTGCGCCAACATctacaacacaaacaacaaatgcACCAATTTTGACACCAACTGTGGCATCTACAACTCAAACAACAACTTTACCAACttcaacaacacaaacaacaactgCACTAACTTCAACATCAACAGCGCCAACATCTACCACTCAGTCAACAACAACTGCACCAACATCTACAACACAAACAACTGCACCAACTTCAACATCAACTGCACCAACATCTACAACTCAAACAACAACTGCACCAACTTCAACATCAACTGCGCCAACATCTACAACTCAAACAACAACTGCACCAACTTCAACATCAACTGCACCAACATCTACAACTCAAACAGCAACTGCACCAACTTCAACATCAACTGCGCCAACATCTACAACTCAAACAACAACTGCACCAACttcaacaacacaaacaactGCACCAACTTCAACATCAACTGCGCCAACATCTACAACTCAAACAACAACTTTACCAACttcaacaacacaaacaacaactgCACTAACTTCAACATCAACAGCGCCAACATCTACCACTCAGTCAACATCAACTGCACCAACATCTACAACTCAAACAACAACTGCACCAACTTCAACATCAACTGCGCCAACATCTACAACTCAAACAACTGCACCAACTTCAACATCAACTGCACCAACATCTACAACTCAAACAACAACTGCACCAACTTCAACATCAACTGCGCCAACATCTACAACTCAAACAGCAACTGCACCAACTTCAACATCAACTGCGCCAACATctacaacacaaacaacaaatgcACCAATTTTGACACCAACTGTGGCATCTACAACTCAAACAACAACTTTACCAACttcaacaacacaaacaacaactgCACTAACTTCAACATCAACAGCGCCAACATCTACCACTCAGTCAACAACAACTGCACCAACATCTACAACACAAACAACTGCACCAACTTCAACATCAACTGCACCAACATCTACAACTCAAACAACAACTGCACCAACTTCAACATCAACTGCGCCAACATCTACAACTCAAACAACAACTGCACCAACTTCAACATCAACTGCACCAACATCTACAACTCAAACAGCAACTGCACCAACTTCAACATCAACTGCGCCAACATCTACAACTCAAACAACAACTGCACCAACttcaacaacacaaacaactGCACCAACTTCAACATCAACTGCGCCAACATCTACAACTCAAACAACAACTTTACCAACttcaacaacacaaacaacaactgCACTAACTTCAACATCAACAGCGCCAACATCTACCACTCAGTCAACATCAACTGCACCAACATCTACAACTCAAACAACAACTGCACCAACTTCAACATCAACTGCGCCAACATCTACAACTCAAACAACTGCACCAACTTCAACATCAACTGCACCAACATCTACAACTCAAACAACAACTGCACCAACTTCAACATCAACTGCGCCAACATCTACAACTCAAACAGCAACTGCACCAACTTCAACATCAACTGCGCCAACATctacaacacaaacaacaaatgcACCAATTTTGACACCAACTGTGGCATCTACAACTCAAACAACAACTTTACCAACttcaacaacacaaacaacaactgCACTAACTTCAACATCAACAGCGCCAACATCTACCACTCAGTCAACAACAACTGCACCAACATCTACAACACAAACAACTGCACCAACTTCAACATCAACTGCACCAACATCTACAACTCAAACAACAACTGCACCAACTTCAACATCAACTGCGCCAACATCTACAACTCAAACAACAACTGCACCAACTTCAACATCAACTGCACCAACATCTACAACTCAAACAGCAACTGCACCAACTTCAACATCAACTGCGCCAACATCTACAACTCAAACAACAACTGCACCAACttcaacaacacaaacaactGCACCAACTTCAACATCAACTGCGCCAACATCTACAACTCAAACAACAACTTTACCAACttcaacaacacaaacaacaactgCACTAACTTCAACATCAACAGCGCCAACATCTACCACTCAGTCAACATCAACTGCACCAACATCTACAACTCAAACAACAACTGCACCAACTTCAACATCAACTGCGCCAACATCTACAACTCAAACAACTGCACCAACTTCAACATCAACTGCACCAACATCTACAACTCAAACAACAACTGCACCAACTTCAACATCAACTGCGCCAACATCTACAACTCAAACAGCAACTGCACCAACTTCAACATCAACTGCGCCAACATctacaacacaaacaacaaatgcACCAATTTTGACACCAACTGTGGCATCTACAACTCAAACAACAACTTTACCAACttcaacaacacaaacaacaactgCACTAACGTCAACATCAACAGCGCCAACATCTACCACTCAGTCAACAACAACTGCACCAACATCTACAACTCAAACAACAACTGCACCAACTTCAACATCAACTGTGCCAACATCAACAACTCAAACAGCAACTGCACCAACTTCAACAACACAAATAACTGCACCAACTTCAACATCAACTGCACCAACATCTACAACtcaaacaactacaccaacttCAACATCAGCTGCGCCAACATCTACAACacaaacaactacaccaacttCAACATCAACTGCGCCAACATCTACATTAACTGCAACAACTGCACCAACATCAACTACTCAAACATCAACTGTGCCAACATCTACAACTCAAACAACAACTGCACCAACTTCAACATCAACTGCGCCAACATCTACAACTCAAACAACAACTGCACCAACTTCAACATTAACTGCGCCAACATCTACAACTCAAACAACAACTACACCAACTTCAACATCAACTGCGACATCATCTACAACTCAAACAACAACTGCACCAACTTCAACATCAACTGCGTCAACATCTACAACTCAAACAACAACTGCACCAACttcaacaacacaaacaactgcaccaacttcaacaacacaaacaactGCACCAACTTCAACATCAACTGCACCAACATCTACAACacaaacaactacaccaacttCAACATCAACTGCGTCAACATCTACATTAACTGCAACAACTGCACCAACATCAACTACTCAAACATCAACTGTGCCAACATCTACAACTCAAACAACAACTGCACCAACTTCAACATCAACTGCACCAACATCTACAACTCAAACAGCAACTGCACCAACTTCAACATCAACTGCGCCAACATCTACAACTCAAACAACAACTGCACCAACTTCAACATCACAAACACCTGCACCAACTTCAACATCAACTGCACCAACATCTGCAACTCAAACAGCAACTGCACCAACTTCAACATCACAAACAACTGCACCAACTTCAACATCAACTGCGCCATCATCTACAACTCAAACAGCTACATCAGCTGCACCAACTTCGACATCAACTACACCAACATCTACAACTCAATCAACAACAACTGTACCAACATCTATATCAACTACACCAACATCTTCAACTCAAACAACTACATCAGCTGCACCAGCTTTGACATCAGCTGA